The genomic segment CGCGGCGACGTCCGGCGCGCCAAGCTCTACTACCTCCGCGATCGCGTCGGCAAGTCCGCCCGCGTCCGAGAGCGCCGCTACATCGGCCCGGAGGAGATCGTCGAGCCCGGGCTGCTGCACGACCCCGTCGCCCAGCTCGAGGCCGAGGCGGCCGCCAGCGAGGGTGCGGTGGACGCCGAGGGCGAGACCGCCCAGGACGTCGTGGCCGTCGAGGCGCCCGAGACCGAGGCCGTCGAGCAGGAGCCGACCGCAGAGGAGACCCCGGCCGTCGAGGCCGAGGCCCCCGCGGAGCCGGCTCCCGGCGATCCCGACGCCGAGCAGGCCTGACCGTGAGCCCGTCCACGGGCGACGCCAAGCAGGGCAAGAAGTCCATGGGCAGCTCGTTCGTCGAGCTCATCGTGATCGTCGTGGTGGCGCTGGGCCTGGCCCTCGCCATCCAGGCGTTCCTCGTCAAGCCGTACCGGATCCCCAGCGAGTCGATGGTGCCGACGCTGACGGTCGGCCAGCGCGTGCTCGTCAACCGCCTCGGCAACCGCTTCAACGCACCGCACATCGGCGAGGTCGTGGTCTTCCACCCGCCGGCCGGCTCGGACAGCAACACCTGCGGCGACGAGAACAAGCGTCCCGACCAGGCGTGCGACCTGCCGACGCCCGAGAAGGCCAGCGTGAACTTCATCAAGCGCGTCGTGGCCGGGCCGGGGACACCCTGTACATCAAGGGCGGCCATGCCTACGTCAACGGGAAGCGCCAGAAGGACGACTTCACGCGACCGTGCCAGGGCGGGACGGGCTGCGACTTCCCGGACCCGATCAAGATTCCCGCCGGGCACTGGTTCATGATGGGCGACAACCGTGGCGAGTCCGACGACAGTCGTTTCTGGGGCCCCGTCCCGCGCAGCTGGATCATCGGTGGCGCCTTCGCCACCTACTGGCCCCCCAAGCGCATCGGCCTGCTCTAGCCCGCCGGGCCTCGAGCCCGCCGCCGCGACGTCCGTGCCGACCGTCAAGCCCAAGCCCGCCAAGCCCAAGGCCGCCAAGGCGAAGTCCCGACGGCGCACGGGCCGCAAGCTGTTCCAACACGACCGCGCGCTCGGCGTCCGCTTCGTCGCCGGCGCCGACGAGGCCGGCCGCGGCTGCCTCGCCGGCCCGCTCGTGGCCGCCGGCGTGCTCTTCGACCTCGAGCGCCTCGGCCCGCGCGAGGTCCGCGCGCTCTCGGTGCTCAACGACTCCAAGCAGCACACGCCCGAGGCCCGGGAGGCGCTGTACCCCGTCGTCCTGCGGATCGCCACGCGCGTCGCCGTGATCTCGCGCGGCCCGCGCGGCATCGACAGCCGTGGGCTGCACCGCACGAACATCGCCGCGCTGCGCGACGCCCTGGTCCGCGTCGCCGCCGGCCACGACGACGTGCTCTGCCTCTCCGACGGCTTCGCGGTCGGGGACCTCGGCGGTCTGGAGGGCCGCGCGATCGTCGACGGCGACGCGACCAGCGC from the Baekduia soli genome contains:
- the rplS gene encoding 50S ribosomal protein L19, with protein sequence MSTVIESLERAQLRRVPRFQAGDRVRVHFQVVEGTRRRTQVFEGVVIKRQGHGVRETFTVRKQSFGVGVERTFPVHSPKIEKIEVAARGDVRRAKLYYLRDRVGKSARVRERRYIGPEEIVEPGLLHDPVAQLEAEAAASEGAVDAEGETAQDVVAVEAPETEAVEQEPTAEETPAVEAEAPAEPAPGDPDAEQA
- a CDS encoding ribonuclease HII; this translates as MPTVKPKPAKPKAAKAKSRRRTGRKLFQHDRALGVRFVAGADEAGRGCLAGPLVAAGVLFDLERLGPREVRALSVLNDSKQHTPEAREALYPVVLRIATRVAVISRGPRGIDSRGLHRTNIAALRDALVRVAAGHDDVLCLSDGFAVGDLGGLEGRAIVDGDATSAAIAAASIIAKVTRDRFMHRADDRHPGWEFATHVGYSTPEHRLAIQRQGVSPLHRLSFQSAAYQQLAL